One window from the genome of Pseudanabaena yagii GIHE-NHR1 encodes:
- a CDS encoding XisH family protein, whose product MSAKDTFHDAVRNGLEKDGWTITSDPLRFDYGDVTFQVDLGAERLLVADRGNEKIAVEVKSFLRPSAITDFYAALGQFISYRLALQQVEPDRLLYLAVPNDAFNSFFQTEFAKVVVDQYAVLLVVYEPIEEVIVKWIN is encoded by the coding sequence ATGTCAGCGAAGGATACTTTTCATGATGCGGTTAGAAATGGTTTAGAAAAGGATGGTTGGACTATTACATCTGATCCATTACGGTTTGATTATGGTGATGTTACCTTTCAGGTTGACTTGGGCGCAGAGCGTTTACTGGTGGCAGATCGAGGTAATGAGAAAATAGCGGTTGAGGTCAAGAGCTTTTTAAGACCTTCGGCGATAACAGATTTTTATGCAGCTTTGGGGCAGTTTATAAGTTATCGTTTGGCGTTGCAGCAAGTGGAGCCAGATCGGTTACTCTATTTAGCAGTACCAAATGATGCTTTCAATAGTTTTTTTCAGACTGAGTTTGCCAAGGTTGTTGTCGATCAATATGCGGTTTTGCTAGTTGTTTATGAACCTATTGAGGAGGTAATTGTAAAATGGATAAACTAA
- a CDS encoding XisI protein yields MDKLSIYRKYIQDILTTYASWGNPKDGLETQLIFDCDRDHYQWLDIGWEGAVRVYSCVMHFDIRDGKIWLQRNMTDLDPAEELVELGVPKEDIILGLQPPYKRKYTDYGVA; encoded by the coding sequence ATGGATAAACTAAGTATTTATCGTAAATATATTCAAGATATTTTGACCACTTACGCTTCTTGGGGTAATCCTAAAGATGGTTTGGAAACACAGTTGATTTTTGATTGCGATCGCGATCATTATCAATGGCTAGATATTGGTTGGGAGGGGGCGGTAAGGGTCTATTCTTGTGTGATGCATTTTGATATTCGGGATGGCAAAATCTGGCTACAACGCAATATGACGGATCTCGATCCTGCTGAGGAATTGGTGGAGTTGGGTGTGCCGAAGGAGGATATTATTTTGGGTTTACAGCCGCCTTATAAACGCAAATATACTGATTATGGTGTGGCTTGA
- a CDS encoding type II toxin-antitoxin system antitoxin SocA domain-containing protein, producing the protein MLEKLILFFVCKSKGYITKTQLVKFLYLADLYSVKWTKKQLTNLDWRYYRFGPWSEDIDSCLTALYTQGVLGEVQNNQAVLIEPRENCPDVNDLRFSKGLELMLRNIRKEWIGAKLDDLLAYVYQTEPMLEAKKHYQPEEKAHLNLFLEHEKVVAELGV; encoded by the coding sequence ATGTTAGAAAAACTGATTTTATTCTTTGTGTGCAAGAGCAAGGGATACATTACCAAAACTCAGTTGGTGAAGTTTCTGTATCTTGCTGATTTGTATTCGGTGAAGTGGACAAAGAAACAACTTACAAATTTAGATTGGCGTTATTATCGCTTTGGTCCTTGGAGTGAGGATATTGATAGCTGTTTGACGGCTCTCTATACGCAGGGCGTTTTAGGTGAGGTTCAAAATAATCAAGCTGTTTTGATTGAACCTCGTGAAAATTGCCCAGATGTTAATGATTTGAGATTTTCTAAGGGGCTGGAGTTGATGTTGAGAAATATCCGTAAGGAATGGATTGGGGCTAAGTTAGATGATCTATTAGCTTATGTTTATCAAACTGAGCCAATGCTAGAGGCTAAAAAACATTATCAACCTGAAGAGAAGGCGCATTTAAATCTTTTTTTAGAGCATGAAAAAGTAGTTGCTGAGTTAGGTGTGTAG
- a CDS encoding type II toxin-antitoxin system PemK/MazF family toxin, which yields MINPYRVSLSCGRRHQYFYDLTEPDEVSCKHSGCDEVINSSRVFRGAHPYIIWSSDEFQDDTDYIKTFTVIPLTSKQTSAGLPSVYPITKTKANGLTANSYALVHQICTVDGNCFKDGNGDWLVRMGQLSLDDKEEINQTLIYYFDLSGDPTDDWFRENASPDLVQKVYGLLSDVDKEMVLEKLLDNYGKGDK from the coding sequence ATGATTAACCCTTATCGAGTTTCTTTGTCTTGTGGTAGAAGGCATCAGTATTTTTATGATTTGACTGAACCCGATGAGGTTAGTTGCAAACATTCAGGTTGCGATGAGGTTATTAATTCTAGTCGAGTTTTTAGAGGAGCGCATCCGTATATTATTTGGTCAAGTGATGAGTTTCAGGATGATACGGACTACATCAAGACTTTTACAGTAATTCCTTTAACTTCTAAACAGACTTCTGCGGGGTTGCCGAGTGTTTATCCAATTACAAAGACAAAGGCTAATGGTTTAACAGCTAATTCTTATGCTTTGGTGCATCAAATTTGTACGGTTGATGGTAATTGTTTTAAGGATGGTAATGGGGATTGGTTAGTAAGAATGGGGCAGTTGTCTTTGGATGATAAGGAAGAGATTAATCAAACTTTAATTTATTATTTCGATCTTTCTGGAGATCCGACTGATGATTGGTTTCGAGAAAATGCTTCTCCTGATTTGGTGCAAAAGGTGTATGGTTTGCTGTCTGATGTTGATAAGGAGATGGTTTTAGAAAAGTTATTAGATAATTATGGTAAGGGGGACAAATAA
- a CDS encoding restriction endonuclease subunit S: MAFPKYESYKNSGVEWLGEIPSHWEAKRNLGLFDERKETNRPDMELLSVTIDQGVIRQSEISIKKDSSNEDKAKYKVVYRGDLAYNKMRMWQGAIGMSDFTGIVSPAYIILNTRNKNYAKFFHYLYRTELFIKEANRHSYGLCSDMNSLRYEDFKTLYSPVPPHDEVNRIVDFLDRTTTSIDQAIAKKQRLIELLNEQKAILINRAVTKGLNPNVPMRDSGIEWIGEIPEHWGVSRISFIGKIGNGSTPNRSNASYWNNGAIPWLNSSKVNDIIIKSAEQFVTPKAVRECHLPLVKPNSIVIAITGEGKTRGNSAICKIETTINQHLAYIEILDKDILPEFLHLYLQGMYELIRLSSSGNGSTKGAITCDDIKKYKIPVPPLEEQKNILNVTSNRIKDIEEVSQKTLEGIEKLNSLKQVFISEAVTGKIKV, translated from the coding sequence ATGGCTTTTCCTAAGTATGAGAGTTATAAAAATAGTGGTGTGGAATGGTTAGGAGAGATTCCTAGTCATTGGGAAGCTAAGAGAAATCTTGGTTTATTTGATGAAAGAAAAGAAACTAATCGCCCAGATATGGAGCTGTTATCAGTAACCATCGATCAAGGTGTTATTAGACAAAGTGAGATTTCAATCAAAAAGGATTCGTCAAACGAAGATAAGGCTAAATACAAGGTAGTGTATCGAGGCGATTTAGCTTATAACAAAATGAGAATGTGGCAGGGTGCGATCGGTATGTCAGATTTTACTGGTATCGTCAGTCCAGCTTATATCATTCTGAATACGCGCAACAAAAATTACGCTAAATTCTTCCATTATCTCTACCGTACAGAACTATTTATTAAAGAAGCTAATCGACATTCTTATGGACTATGTAGTGATATGAATAGTTTGCGGTATGAAGATTTTAAAACCCTTTATTCACCAGTACCACCTCATGATGAAGTCAATAGAATTGTTGATTTTCTCGATCGCACCACTACCTCCATAGACCAAGCGATCGCCAAAAAACAACGCCTAATCGAACTCCTCAACGAACAAAAAGCCATCCTCATCAATCGCGCTGTCACTAAAGGGCTAAACCCTAATGTCCCTATGCGTGATAGTGGTATTGAGTGGATAGGCGAAATTCCTGAGCATTGGGGAGTCTCTCGAATTAGTTTTATCGGTAAGATAGGAAATGGAAGTACGCCTAACAGATCAAATGCTTCTTATTGGAATAATGGGGCAATTCCTTGGCTTAATAGCTCAAAAGTAAATGACATTATTATCAAATCAGCTGAACAGTTTGTCACCCCAAAAGCTGTTCGTGAGTGTCATCTTCCTTTAGTTAAGCCAAATAGTATTGTCATAGCAATCACTGGCGAAGGAAAAACTAGAGGGAATTCAGCAATATGCAAAATAGAAACAACTATTAATCAACACCTTGCTTATATAGAAATATTGGATAAAGACATCCTGCCAGAATTTCTTCATCTTTATCTTCAAGGAATGTATGAATTGATAAGGCTTAGTTCTTCGGGAAATGGCAGTACAAAAGGAGCTATAACTTGTGATGACATTAAAAAATATAAAATTCCAGTTCCTCCATTAGAGGAGCAGAAAAACATTTTAAATGTGACTTCTAATCGGATTAAAGATATAGAAGAAGTTAGCCAAAAGACATTGGAAGGTATTGAAAAGCTTAATTCTCTAAAACAAGTTTTTATTAGTGAAGCAGTTACAGGCAAAATCAAAGTATAA
- a CDS encoding XisH family protein gives MPAKDIYHDAVKNALIQDGWEITADPYFIKYEDAELYADLAAQKPIAAQRQEQKIVVEIKSFIGRSPMYDFHNAIGQYIVYRNLIQITEPEYNLYLAIDDLTYENFFQRASIQLITKQNNLKIIVVDTQQERIQLWIN, from the coding sequence ATGCCTGCAAAAGACATTTACCATGATGCGGTCAAAAACGCGCTTATTCAAGACGGATGGGAAATTACCGCCGATCCTTACTTCATTAAGTACGAAGACGCTGAACTTTATGCAGACCTCGCCGCCCAAAAGCCGATCGCCGCACAACGTCAAGAACAGAAAATCGTTGTCGAGATCAAAAGCTTTATTGGTAGATCTCCCATGTATGACTTTCACAACGCTATCGGGCAGTACATCGTTTACCGTAACCTCATCCAGATCACTGAACCTGAATATAATCTTTATCTAGCGATCGACGACCTCACCTACGAAAACTTTTTTCAACGTGCCTCAATTCAATTAATCACCAAACAAAACAACTTAAAAATTATCGTTGTAGATACTCAACAGGAGCGCATACAGTTATGGATAAATTGA
- a CDS encoding XisI protein, whose protein sequence is MDKLTYYRDTIQTLLIDYYNLNQQQNQNNPICDRLALDPERDQYLWLRTGWDGKKRVQHIILYLQIQNGKIWIEEDSTNFCIADDLLNADIPKQDIILGFQHPSKRHLTEFATNSENEILLIR, encoded by the coding sequence ATGGATAAATTGACCTACTATCGCGACACAATCCAAACCCTGCTCATCGACTACTACAACCTTAACCAACAGCAAAACCAAAACAATCCAATTTGCGATCGCCTAGCCCTCGACCCAGAACGAGATCAATACCTATGGCTTCGCACTGGATGGGATGGCAAAAAACGAGTTCAACATATCATCCTTTATTTACAAATCCAAAACGGTAAAATCTGGATAGAAGAAGACAGTACCAACTTTTGTATTGCTGACGATCTGCTCAACGCCGACATACCTAAACAAGACATCATCCTCGGCTTTCAACATCCCAGCAAAAGACACCTCACCGAATTTGCAACCAATAGCGAAAACGAAATTTTACTCATAAGGTAA
- a CDS encoding Uma2 family endonuclease → MVQLAPKLLSTDTFIAKYGDTTQYELIDGELIDLEPTGLHEQVAALIGRKLNIAIDQQNAPFFIPYRCLIKLLGTETAFRPDVIVLDQSQLHQEPLWQQEPIICLGQSIKLIVEVVSTNWQNDYARKAEDYAQLGIPEYWIADYLGLGGREYIGTPKQPTLTICTLQGDRYHRQLFRNSDRLQSPTFPSLELTADQIFAAGKP, encoded by the coding sequence ATGGTTCAACTTGCCCCAAAACTACTCAGCACCGATACCTTTATCGCCAAATATGGCGACACAACGCAATACGAACTAATTGATGGAGAACTAATTGATTTGGAACCAACAGGACTACATGAACAAGTAGCCGCCCTCATCGGACGGAAACTCAACATCGCGATCGATCAGCAAAACGCACCATTTTTTATTCCCTATCGCTGCTTGATCAAACTATTAGGCACAGAAACCGCCTTTCGTCCTGATGTCATCGTCCTTGACCAAAGCCAACTCCACCAAGAACCATTGTGGCAACAAGAACCGATCATTTGCTTAGGTCAATCGATCAAACTGATCGTTGAAGTTGTCAGCACCAACTGGCAAAATGACTATGCTCGTAAAGCCGAAGACTACGCTCAACTAGGCATCCCCGAATATTGGATCGCTGACTATCTTGGACTTGGTGGCAGAGAATATATCGGCACACCCAAACAACCCACCCTCACGATCTGCACATTGCAAGGCGATCGCTACCATCGACAACTATTTAGAAATAGCGATCGGCTGCAATCTCCCACATTCCCAAGCCTAGAACTCACCGCCGATCAAATCTTTGCAGCAGGAAAACCGTAA
- a CDS encoding type I restriction endonuclease subunit R, with the protein MVSQTNEKKLEDLIERSLITNSRYEKGDSADYDREFAIDKQKFWQFLETTQSQQLDKLRDRPNWQRLILERLHRKIQKDGIISVLKKGLAIDDAHLTLLYSLPHNDNNPEIQANFDRNIFSLTRQVYYSESNPQLSIDIVLFINGIAIATLELKNPWTGQTTYHAKQQYCSDRDPKEPLFQFACCLVHFAVDTDEVWMTTKLDRQSTYFLPFNKGDNYGKGNPVNPNGHKSAYLWQETLTRESLSKIIEHFATLSTKSKTLLFPRYHQLDVVRQILSHAQQNGVGHKYLIQHSAGSGKSNSITWTAYQLIELYAQGASTPLFDSVIVVTDRRILDKQLKDTIQGFAAVKNIIAHASNSQELKTALETGKKIIITTIQKFPFIVDGIENLSDRNFAVIIDEAHSSQSGQAADKLSMTIGMDEEDPEDNQDKILKVMEGRKLSKNASYLAFTATPKPATLEKFGIKLPDGKFQPFHLYSMKQAIEEGFILDVLANYTTYKSYYEIQKSIQDNPLFDTAKAQKKLRAYVEGHKETIATKSDIMLNHFIEQVWQPKKLKGKAKAMIVSRNIETAIRYFFAIRDALTAANMPFKAIVAFSGEKTVDGIKYTEDILNGFPSKDIPTEFAKDDYKILVVANKFLTGFDEPLLHTMYVDKKLQSVQAVQTLSRLNRCNASVAKNDTFILDFFNTIDEIKKAFDPFYTSTTLSQPTDINILHDLKEALDGVGVYEWNEVQQFNQLFFNKAEADQLSPLIDTAAHRFDLELEIDNEAKIDFKIKAKQFVKIYAQVACIIPFNNMQWEMLHWFLKFLIPKLIVKDPTQEHLDQLLESIDLSTYGLERVKLNHAITLDANASELDPQNPNLRGFHDEIQKDPLDEIIAAFNTRFFTGWNAVKFMNIVRHITQSPNYESQVVNNQDEQNRHLAFEQLIREAMNKERKQDLETYKRYVSDPDFKRAFDASIMTLLPKASGHQIAL; encoded by the coding sequence ATGGTCAGCCAAACCAACGAAAAAAAACTAGAAGACCTCATCGAGAGATCGCTAATTACCAACTCACGCTATGAAAAAGGGGATTCGGCTGACTACGATCGCGAATTTGCGATCGACAAACAAAAATTTTGGCAATTTCTTGAAACCACTCAATCACAACAACTCGACAAACTACGCGATCGCCCCAATTGGCAACGCCTGATCCTCGAACGCCTTCATCGCAAAATTCAAAAAGATGGCATTATCTCAGTTTTGAAAAAAGGACTAGCGATCGATGATGCACACCTCACCCTGCTCTATAGCCTTCCCCACAACGACAACAACCCCGAAATTCAAGCCAATTTTGATCGCAACATCTTCTCCCTAACGCGCCAAGTCTACTATTCCGAAAGTAACCCCCAACTCTCCATTGATATCGTTCTATTTATCAATGGCATTGCGATCGCCACCCTCGAATTAAAAAATCCTTGGACAGGTCAAACCACTTACCACGCTAAACAACAATATTGCAGCGATCGCGACCCTAAAGAACCGCTATTTCAATTTGCCTGTTGCCTCGTTCACTTTGCCGTTGATACCGATGAAGTTTGGATGACTACCAAACTCGATCGCCAAAGCACCTATTTCTTACCCTTCAACAAAGGCGACAACTATGGTAAAGGCAATCCAGTTAACCCCAACGGACACAAATCCGCCTACCTCTGGCAAGAAACCCTCACCCGTGAAAGCCTATCCAAAATCATCGAGCATTTCGCCACCCTCTCCACCAAATCGAAAACCCTACTTTTTCCCCGTTACCATCAACTCGATGTTGTCCGCCAAATCCTCAGCCATGCCCAACAAAACGGCGTAGGACATAAATATCTGATCCAGCATTCCGCAGGTTCAGGCAAATCCAACTCGATCACATGGACAGCCTATCAACTGATCGAACTCTATGCCCAAGGTGCATCCACACCCCTCTTTGATTCCGTCATCGTCGTCACCGATCGCCGCATTCTCGACAAACAACTAAAGGACACCATCCAAGGTTTTGCCGCCGTTAAAAACATCATCGCCCATGCCAGCAACTCCCAAGAACTCAAAACCGCTTTAGAAACTGGCAAAAAAATTATTATCACCACGATCCAGAAATTCCCCTTCATCGTTGATGGTATTGAAAATCTTAGCGATCGTAACTTTGCCGTGATTATCGATGAGGCGCACTCCTCTCAAAGCGGACAAGCTGCCGATAAACTCAGCATGACGATCGGCATGGATGAAGAAGATCCAGAGGATAACCAAGACAAAATCCTGAAGGTCATGGAAGGACGCAAGTTAAGTAAAAACGCATCCTATCTCGCCTTCACCGCCACACCAAAACCAGCTACCCTCGAAAAATTTGGCATTAAACTCCCCGATGGTAAATTTCAGCCATTTCACCTCTACTCCATGAAACAGGCGATCGAAGAAGGCTTTATTCTCGATGTCTTAGCCAACTACACCACCTACAAAAGCTATTACGAAATCCAGAAATCCATTCAAGATAATCCCCTTTTTGATACCGCCAAAGCTCAGAAAAAACTCCGCGCCTATGTAGAAGGTCACAAGGAAACGATCGCTACCAAATCCGATATTATGCTCAACCATTTTATCGAACAGGTTTGGCAACCGAAAAAGCTCAAGGGCAAAGCCAAAGCCATGATCGTCAGTCGGAATATTGAAACTGCGATTCGTTATTTCTTTGCGATTCGTGACGCTCTCACTGCCGCTAATATGCCATTTAAAGCGATCGTCGCCTTTTCTGGCGAAAAAACTGTCGATGGTATCAAATATACCGAAGACATCCTTAACGGATTTCCTAGCAAAGATATCCCCACAGAATTTGCGAAGGATGACTACAAAATTTTAGTGGTTGCCAATAAGTTCCTCACAGGTTTTGACGAACCCTTACTGCACACAATGTATGTCGATAAAAAGCTGCAATCCGTTCAAGCCGTCCAAACCCTATCGCGCCTGAATCGTTGCAATGCATCCGTAGCCAAAAACGATACCTTCATCCTTGATTTCTTCAATACCATTGATGAAATTAAAAAAGCCTTTGACCCTTTCTATACTTCTACAACCCTCAGTCAACCCACTGATATCAATATTCTCCACGACCTCAAAGAAGCATTAGACGGTGTTGGCGTATATGAATGGAATGAAGTTCAGCAATTTAACCAACTCTTTTTTAATAAGGCTGAAGCCGATCAGCTTAGCCCTTTAATTGACACTGCCGCCCATAGATTCGATCTCGAACTAGAAATAGACAACGAAGCCAAAATCGACTTCAAAATCAAAGCCAAACAATTTGTCAAAATATACGCTCAAGTCGCTTGTATCATTCCCTTCAATAATATGCAATGGGAAATGTTGCACTGGTTTCTCAAATTCCTTATTCCTAAACTGATAGTCAAAGATCCTACACAAGAACATCTCGATCAGCTACTAGAAAGCATCGATCTATCTACCTATGGCTTAGAGCGCGTGAAACTAAATCATGCAATTACCCTAGATGCAAACGCATCAGAACTCGATCCGCAAAACCCTAACCTGCGAGGTTTTCACGATGAAATCCAAAAAGATCCCCTCGATGAAATTATTGCCGCCTTTAATACCCGATTCTTTACAGGATGGAATGCAGTCAAGTTTATGAACATTGTGCGTCATATAACCCAAAGTCCTAATTACGAATCTCAAGTAGTCAACAACCAAGATGAGCAGAACCGTCATCTAGCCTTCGAGCAGTTAATCAGAGAAGCTATGAATAAAGAACGAAAACAAGATTTGGAGACATATAAACGCTATGTCTCCGATCCCGATTTTAAGCGAGCCTTTGATGCCAGTATTATGACGCTACTTCCCAAAGCGAGTGGACATCAGATAGCACTTTGA
- a CDS encoding glutaredoxin family protein, whose protein sequence is MKLILYSKQGCCLCEGLLTKLQQVKQVAFELEIRDITSNPDWFDRYQYEIPVLCVLNDRQQEQELPRFPPRSPVTKLEELLQRYQ, encoded by the coding sequence ATGAAACTAATTTTGTATAGCAAGCAGGGATGCTGCCTATGTGAAGGTTTGCTGACAAAATTACAACAGGTAAAGCAAGTTGCCTTCGAGCTAGAAATTAGAGATATCACTAGTAACCCAGACTGGTTCGATCGCTACCAGTATGAAATTCCTGTCCTGTGTGTACTTAACGATCGCCAACAGGAACAGGAATTACCAAGATTTCCCCCGCGATCGCCTGTGACGAAACTTGAGGAATTACTTCAGCGTTATCAATAA
- a CDS encoding ATP-binding response regulator, translating to MASFYSCNKANVNGEIEYVNPKFEEITGYTLAEARGQNPRILKTGYTLPEEYTSMWERLAAGEKWYGEFQNRKKNGELYWEFASISGIKNSEGEITHYVAVKENITQRKLAEQALRELNQELEERVQRRTEALQQSEKQLQQTNEQLMLTNLDLARATRLKDEFLANMSHELRTPLNAILGLSEALQDGSLGELSDRQKQSLHTIESSGQHLLQLINDILDIAKIESGKLELHIENASVRSLCEDSMTFVKQIALKKNIKLISLVSDRFNSPQSSQIRVDELRMRQALINLLSNAVKFTPEGGSITLEVSVENDSNQIPAVCFAVIDNGIGIAPENITKLFQPFIQIDSAVNRQYTGTGLGLSLVKKIAEMHGGSVSIESELHHGSCFKIKLPCQQVAVALLNDNQGNSSQANHLEHSQSANQADIAQVNVLNAESRELRSPPRTSPPKILIAEDNPSNVQSIWDYLESRGYQLSLASNGQEALDAAIADHPDIILMDIQMPQMDGLTAIKHIRANSELAKIPVIALTGCVMVGDRERCLEAGANEYLTKPVKLKNLTNVIQQFL from the coding sequence TTGGCTTCTTTTTATTCATGCAACAAAGCCAATGTAAATGGTGAAATTGAATATGTTAATCCCAAATTTGAGGAAATCACAGGTTACACCTTAGCAGAAGCTAGAGGTCAAAATCCACGTATCCTGAAAACAGGCTATACCTTACCCGAAGAATATACATCTATGTGGGAGAGGCTAGCAGCAGGCGAGAAATGGTATGGCGAGTTCCAAAACAGGAAAAAGAATGGCGAACTATATTGGGAATTTGCCTCTATTTCGGGGATTAAGAACAGTGAAGGTGAAATTACTCATTATGTAGCAGTTAAGGAAAATATCACGCAACGGAAGTTGGCAGAGCAAGCCCTAAGGGAGCTAAACCAAGAGTTAGAAGAGCGCGTACAACGCAGAACAGAAGCTCTGCAACAAAGTGAAAAGCAATTGCAGCAAACTAATGAGCAGCTCATGCTTACCAATCTTGATTTAGCCCGTGCGACAAGGCTTAAGGATGAGTTTCTCGCAAATATGAGTCATGAGTTACGCACTCCTCTCAATGCAATTTTAGGACTGTCCGAGGCTTTGCAAGATGGCTCCCTTGGTGAATTAAGCGATCGCCAAAAGCAATCTCTACATACAATCGAAAGTAGTGGTCAACATTTACTCCAACTGATTAATGACATTCTCGATATTGCCAAAATTGAATCAGGCAAATTGGAACTGCATATTGAAAATGCTTCTGTGAGGAGTCTCTGCGAAGACAGTATGACCTTTGTGAAGCAGATTGCACTTAAAAAGAATATTAAACTAATATCGCTAGTAAGCGATCGCTTTAACAGTCCACAAAGTTCTCAAATTCGCGTTGATGAACTAAGAATGCGTCAAGCCTTAATTAACTTACTGTCTAATGCCGTCAAGTTTACCCCTGAAGGCGGTAGCATCACACTAGAAGTTTCAGTTGAAAATGATAGTAATCAAATACCCGCAGTATGTTTCGCCGTCATAGATAATGGTATTGGTATTGCTCCAGAGAATATTACCAAGCTATTTCAGCCTTTTATCCAAATCGATAGTGCGGTCAATCGCCAATATACAGGTACAGGATTAGGTTTATCTTTAGTCAAAAAAATTGCCGAAATGCATGGTGGCAGCGTCAGTATTGAGAGCGAACTGCATCATGGTAGTTGTTTTAAGATTAAGCTGCCTTGTCAGCAAGTTGCTGTGGCTCTGTTAAATGATAATCAAGGGAATTCGAGCCAAGCAAATCATCTAGAGCATTCCCAATCAGCAAATCAAGCAGATATTGCACAGGTCAATGTTCTAAACGCAGAGTCTCGAGAGTTGCGATCGCCGCCGCGCACAAGTCCTCCCAAAATTTTAATTGCCGAGGATAACCCCAGTAACGTCCAGAGCATTTGGGACTATCTAGAAAGTAGAGGATATCAGTTGTCATTGGCTAGTAATGGACAAGAAGCATTAGATGCAGCGATCGCTGATCACCCCGATATCATTTTGATGGATATTCAAATGCCCCAAATGGATGGACTTACGGCAATTAAACATATTCGGGCTAATTCTGAATTGGCAAAGATCCCTGTGATTGCTCTGACGGGTTGTGTGATGGTCGGCGATCGCGAGAGGTGTTTAGAAGCAGGCGCGAATGAATACCTAACTAAACCAGTCAAACTTAAGAACTTAACCAATGTAATTCAGCAATTTTTATAG
- a CDS encoding IS5 family transposase, producing the protein MTQKHEIRNWTEYNAGLKQRGSLTFWMSEEVIEGWLNQTLSGKRGASKDYSDIAIATFITVKAVYQQAGRQTQGLLESIFALMGIDLPVPDHSTVSRRTASLSVTLPVIPKQGAVHVVVDSTGIKVYGEGEWKTRQHGISKRRTWRKLHLGADESTGEILAAVVTTNDCHDGEVLADILDAIDAEIAQVSADGAYDHRHCYDEIAQHGAKAVIPPRKDAKIWQHGNTNAPPHPRDQNLRYIRKHGRKKWKRDSGYHRRSLAETTMFRFKKIFGATLCSRKFDNQAVELFIKCAALNRMIQLAKPLSSPVVR; encoded by the coding sequence ATGACACAGAAACATGAGATCCGCAACTGGACAGAGTATAACGCAGGGCTAAAACAAAGAGGAAGCCTGACTTTTTGGATGAGCGAAGAAGTAATTGAAGGATGGTTAAATCAAACATTAAGTGGCAAACGGGGAGCTTCCAAAGATTACAGTGATATAGCAATAGCGACATTTATCACGGTCAAAGCGGTATATCAGCAAGCAGGAAGACAAACGCAAGGACTGTTAGAGTCAATATTTGCCTTGATGGGAATAGATTTACCAGTACCAGACCACAGCACCGTGTCAAGACGGACAGCAAGTTTAAGTGTGACCTTACCAGTAATCCCGAAACAGGGAGCAGTGCATGTAGTAGTTGATTCGACAGGGATCAAAGTATACGGCGAAGGGGAATGGAAAACACGGCAGCATGGAATTAGTAAGAGACGGACATGGCGCAAATTACACCTAGGAGCCGATGAATCAACAGGAGAAATACTGGCTGCGGTCGTCACCACGAATGATTGCCACGATGGAGAAGTACTCGCCGATATTCTCGATGCGATTGATGCTGAAATTGCTCAAGTTTCCGCAGATGGAGCTTATGACCATCGTCATTGTTATGACGAGATTGCCCAACATGGTGCTAAAGCCGTGATTCCTCCGCGCAAAGATGCCAAAATCTGGCAGCATGGCAATACCAATGCTCCACCACATCCGCGTGACCAAAATCTCCGTTATATCCGTAAACATGGGCGTAAAAAATGGAAACGTGACTCAGGTTATCATCGGCGCTCTTTGGCAGAAACTACGATGTTTCGTTTCAAAAAAATCTTTGGTGCTACTTTATGTTCTCGTAAATTTGACAATCAGGCGGTTGAGTTGTTCATCAAATGTGCTGCTCTTAATCGCATGATTCAACTGGCTAAACCTCTCTCCTCTCCTGTTGTTCGTTAA